From a single Xiphophorus maculatus strain JP 163 A chromosome 5, X_maculatus-5.0-male, whole genome shotgun sequence genomic region:
- the LOC102233570 gene encoding N-acetyllactosaminide beta-1,3-N-acetylglucosaminyltransferase 2-like, with protein MPLGRKKGKALCMLMMINILICVLVGVSWKLGHKGDPKGIRIPSKRFWGRMLMSKSFWNKEQQRLDVINNPLINSELFGGSFIALPDWLNDTGPLDPCEADYRVARQVLDYNILPKRFQDFLLHMRCRMYPMLINQPHVCDEKPFLLLVVKSLMPHFDRRQAIRQTWGHAGFLANRSVVTVFLLGRTSSVDNFPDLQEMLNHEAKLHKDLLQWDYRDTFFNLTLKEVLFLEWFSTHCPHAQYILKGDDDVFVNTLQIIDFLGGLSEGKGKDLFIGDVIKNAGPHRNRKLKYFIPESVFVGQYPPYAGGGGYLLSGDLAIRLSNISQEVVLYPIDDVYTGMCLEKLGLVPKKHPGFRTFDIEEKYRDNPCIYRSLMLVHSRTPQEMLEIWPWVTHPELSCQ; from the coding sequence ATGCCATTGGGCCGGAAGAAAGGAAAGGCCCTTTGCATGTTGATGATGATCAACATCTTGATCTGTGTTCTGGTGGGCGTTTCGTGGAAACTTGGGCATAAAGGCGATCCGAAGGGGATTCGGATTCCATCCAAGAGGTTCTGGGGCCGAATGTTAATGAGCAAATCCTTCTGGAACAAGGAACAGCAGCGCTTGGACGTGATTAACAACCCGCTTATAAACTCTGAACTCTTTGGAGGCTCCTTCATTGCTCTGCCGGATTGGCTTAATGATACCGGACCTCTTGACCCATGTGAAGCGGATTACCGGGTCGCAAGGCAGGTTTTGGACTACAACATTCTACCAAAGCGGTTCCAGGACTTTCTTTTACACATGCGCTGTAGGATGTATCCGATGCTGATAAACCAGCCCCACGTCTGCGATGAAAAACCCTTCCTTCTGCTGGTGGTCAAGTCACTGATGCCGCATTTCGACCGGCGCCAGGCCATTCGCCAGACATGGGGACACGCTGGCTTCTTAGCCAATCGGAGTGTGGTGACAGTGTTCCTGCTTGGCAGAACTTCATCTGTGGACAACTTCCCCGACCTGCAGGAGATGCTAAACCATGAGGCAAAGCTTCACAAAGACCTGCTGCAGTGGGACTACAGGGACACATTCTTCAACCTCACCCTTAAAGAAGTCCTTTTTCTAGAGTGGTTCAGCACGCACTGTCCTCACGCTCAGTATATTCTCAAGGGTGACGACGACGTCTTTGTTAACACCTTACAAATCATTGACTTCCTGGGAGGCTTGTCTGAGGGCAAAGGCAAAGATTTGTTCATAGGTGATGTTATCAAGAATGCAGGTCcccacagaaacagaaaactgaagtaTTTTATCCCTGAGAGTGTATTTGTGGGGCAGTACCCACCCTACGCTGGCGGTGGAGGCTACCTGCTCTCTGGGGATTTAGCAATACGTCTTTCCAACATTTCTCAGGAGGTGGTCTTGTATCCCATTGATGATGTCTACACTGGGATGTGTCTGGAGAAGCTGGGCCTGGTGCCTAAAAAGCACCCAGGATTTAGGACGTTTGACATTGAAGAGAAGTACAGGGACAACCCATGCATCTACAGAAGCCTGATGCTGGTTCACAGTCGAACACCACAGGAGATGCTGGAGATCTGGCCGTGGGTTACTCACCCTGAGCTGAGCTGCCAGTGA
- the LOC102226733 gene encoding uncharacterized protein LOC102226733 codes for MPKRNSLNFPSRLLVFLLTFGKLCEAQGNTGGVNRLPDGPKGDSGAFFALRSCHQLLNSDSGEFFSPDYLCSNPPLWCNWTIQVDPGKRIHLRLEDLTLEEACSLKQDQIHVDEPGAQSGGHKVLQKCWQEAKYTSSSNTLYVVLLIGGWPDPPYRGFYGHYQAFGPPVVYSPQEGSTGRSKESERSPGLSEFEPLVNNVELENDDLAYDYYDQQLATSGLPWVPLGGDRGAEAVKNLYPSLKNHSHVYQSVAAPTAPTSTQRMFRSGRGATRSLSSQADSAGRSVIPPAQQRDELKPGNNTPIARKGKTVDTVSADESNLNGQVSPDGLEEVADDRLRISQASDQQPSSSDGTETQKTDHKHHHPKMVEPKGNSNMKNKSEGPHLPGDHLFEVAVEVNFSHDLEDSWDNLAQLLLLSVKTLISKQLEALHTRLSLSSKRIKRLNAGALYILWLQIGHGPGGVQIHRAVHSAMQGLLATGVNLRVNHRSAVIMSVSTADVNECGTQLVLCDANADCVNHFGTYACRCRAGFRDESHLGSGGTTCMEVQPAGCGSNLSSETKGVYILFFLLSSLILTLLVVSGTLYHRHHRGGFVVRCPSPPDPNNNHLQPDDSYSTPTDCDLPPPPPPARGGRESWAPGKERCPPVDLPLLRFSSLLPADGYIDTQESGKL; via the exons ATGCCTAAAAGGAACAGCTTGAACTTTCCAAGCAGGCTGCTGGTGTTCCTGTTGACATTTGGGAAACTTTGTGAAGCACAG GGGAACACAGGAGGAGTCAACAGGCTTCCAG ATGGCCCTAAAGGGGACAGCGGTGCTTTCTTTGCCCTGCGGAGTTGCCACCAGCTGTTGAACAGCGACAGCGGCGAGTTTTTCTCCCCAGACTATTTGTGCTCCAACCCTCCTCTGTGGTGCAACTGGACCATTCAGGTGGATCCTGGGAAGAGGATTCATCTCCGCCTGGAGGACTTGACCCTTGAAGAGGCCTGCTCACTGAAACAGGACCAGATCCATGTGGATGAGCCTGGCGCCCAGTCAGGGGGCCACAAGGTGCTGCAGAAGTGCTGGCAGGAAGCCAAGTACACGTCGTCCTCCAACACTCTGTATGTGGTGCTCCTGATCGGCGGCTGGCCTGACCCTCCTTACCGAGGTTTTTATGGCCACTACCAAGCATTTGGACCACCGGTGGTTTACAGCCCACAGGAAGGTTCAACAGGAAGAAGCAAGGAGTCGGAACGTTCTCCTGGACTGAGTGAATTTGAGCCATTAGTGAACAATGTGGAGCTGGAAAACGATGATCTGGCGTATGACTATTATGATCAGCAGTTAGCGACGTCTGGGCTGCCCTGGGTGCCGCTGGGTGGAGACAGAGGTGCAGAG GCAGTTAAAAACCTCTATCCATCACTGAAGAACCACTCCCATGTCTACCAGTCTGTGGCTGCACCCACGGCACCGACGTCCACGCAGAGGATGTTCCGGTCAGGAAGAGGAGCCACTCGCAGCCTTTCCAGCCAGGCCGACTCGGCCGGTCGCTCTGTAATCCCGCCAGCACAGCAGCGTGATGAACTCAAACCTGGCAACAACACTCCAATAGCAAGAAAAGGGAAAACGGTGGACACTGTGTCTGCAGATGAGAGCAACCTGAATGGTCAGGTCTCTCCTGATGGTTTGGAAGAAGTTGCAGACGACAGACTGCGGATCAGTCAGGCGTCAGACCAGCAACCATCTTCTTCTGATGGCACAGAAACCCAGAAAACGGACCACAAGCATCACCACCCTAAAATGGTGGAACCCAAAGGGAACT cgaacatgaaaaataaatcggAGGGTCCACATCTGCCTGGTG ATCACCTGTTTGAAGTGGCTGTTGAGGTGAATTTCAGTCATGATTTGGAGGATTCCTGGGACAATCtggctcagctgctgctgctgtcagtaaAGACTTTG aTCAGCAAACAGCTGGAAGCTCTTCACACACGACTTTCCCTCTCGTCAAAAAGAATTAAGAG GCTGAATGCAGGAGCACTCTACATCCTTTGGCTGCAGATCGGTCATGGGCCTGGAGGCGTGCAGATCCACAGGGCCGTCCACTCAGCCATGCAGGGGCTCCTCGCCACAGGCGTCAACCTGAGAGTCAACCACAGGAGTGCCGTCATCATGTCTGTGTCCACGGCAG ATGTGAATGAATGTGGGACCCAGCTGGTTCTGTGTGACGCTAATGCAGACTGTGTGAACCACTTTGGTACATACGCCTGCCGCTGCAGAGCAGGCTTTAGGGATGAGTCCCATCTGGGATCCGGGGGAACCACCTGCATGGAAGTGCAGCCAGCAG GTTGCGGATCCAACCTGTCCTCGGAGACTAAAGGGGTCTACATCCTGTTCTTCCTGCTCAGCTCCCTTATCCTGACGCTGCTGGTGGTGTCCGGCACGCTCTATCACCGCCATCACCGCGGAGGCTTTGTAGTCCGCTGCCCTTCCCCACCCGACCCAAACAACAACCATCTCCAGCCTGACGATAGTTACTCCACTCCCACTGACTGTGACCTCCCACCTCCGCCTCCGCCTGCAAGAGGAGGCAGAGAGAGCTGGGCTCCAGGGAAGGAGCGCTGCCCCCCTGTGGATCTGCCTCTGCTGCGCTTCAGCTCTCTGCTGCCTGCAGACGGCTACATCGATACACAGGAGAGCGGAAAGTTGTAA